A genomic region of Cannabis sativa cultivar Pink pepper isolate KNU-18-1 chromosome 1, ASM2916894v1, whole genome shotgun sequence contains the following coding sequences:
- the LOC115724609 gene encoding uncharacterized protein LOC115724609 isoform X2: MHLRRLPGEDSPGYDLEYELFTVILHHGGRWYNHFEEKKYEGGEIDYFDYCDWLDFSMSELEKFAVALGYDLPIQLWWRPYGNSMKDVNPQHETQEAQHEELNENVHQEANEDVHDQVQKTRPWKGKKKVAIEDDDEFEEEEYSHHKEHEIDLENTTNPSIWWSSVTELCNENHGDDSEGVISEDDLHSLDSEDENNPIRRSENEFNPKSNFDDFEFKRYMLFPTIGHLRNALKEVFIKTNRQYSFVFNDKHRLRAKCKAEGCKWFIYARLVSGDNNTVRVNKLNNEHDCGIVFDNKLVTSSWLASHYLEQFRLNPNMQYEAFREMISKSKYSDISGSTFYRAKKKARDLLNGSVKDQYAILDDYCRQLLETNPGSTAILKTRLIDGKRVFERVYICLKACKDGFNKGCRPLIGLDGCFLKGYCKGMLLAAVGIDPNNSQFPIAYAIVEKENTDSWTWFLKLIVEDLNIQRPNIFTMMSDRQKGLEKALSDLCESFNSAIMPARDQSIITLLEKVRFWLMCRFRRKRESVKKWVVPVDKRIRDIIEKNKKVATHCNSVLSGNAKFEVSYLGSKRFVVDLKSKTCTCRGFQLSGIPCPHALASIRSSGLEVMDYVDDWYKKDAHVAAYAGVIEPMPSPDMWPEIGQNPILPPPEYSLPGRPKKKRNRSNDEPPAAVMNQPRKSQQNHCSNCKQTGHSKRTCEANVVTKDNAPKKRGRPPKTNPEPETVKRNARRKKQIAREQASVSQQQED; the protein is encoded by the exons TTTCAGCATGTCTGAATTGGAGAAATTTGCAGTGGCACTTGGCTATGATTTGCCTATTCAACTTTGGTGGAGGCCATATGGGAATTCGATGAAAGATG TGAATCCACAACATGAAACCCAAGAAGCCCAACATGAAGAATTGAATGAAAATGTCCACCAAGAAGCTAATGAAGATGTCCATGATCAAGTACAAAAGACTAGGCCTTGGAAAGGAAAGAAGAAAGTTGCcattgaagatgatgatgaattcGAAGAGGAAGAATATTCTCATCACAAAGAACATGAAATTGATTTAGAGAATACTACTAATCCAAGTATATGGTGGTCTTCAGTGACTGAATTATGCAATGAAAATCATGGAGATGATTCTGAAGGAGTAATATCTGAAGATGACTTGCACAGCTTGGATAGCGAAGACGAAAATAATCCAATTCGAAGGAGTGAGAACGAATTCAACCCAAAGTCAAACTTTGATGATTTTGAGTTTAAGAGATATATGCTATTTCCTACAATTGGCCATCTAAGGAATGCATTGAAAGAGGTATTTATAAAAACAAATAGACAGTACTCATTTGTTTTCAATGACAAACATAGGCTCAGAGCCAAATGCAAAGCTGAAGGATGCAAATGGTTTATTTATGCAAGATTAGTAAGTGGGGATAACAACACTGTTAGGGTTAACAAATTGAATAATGAACATGATTGTGGCATAGTCTTTGATAACAAACTTGTCACAAGTTCTTGGTTAGCCAGTCATTACTTGGAACAGTTTAGACTTAATCCAAACATGCAATATGAGGCCTTCAGGGAGATGATATCTAAGTCTAAATACAGTGACATCTCAGGTTCTACATTTTACAGGGCTAAGAAGAAAGCAAGAGATTTGTTAAATGGGTCGGTGAAGGATCAATATGCAATCCTTGACGATTATTGTAGGCAGTTGCTAGAAACAAACCCAGGAAGCACAGCTATACTTAAAACTAGACTGATTGATGGGAAAAGAGTGTTTGAGAGGGTATACATTTGTTTGAAAGCCTGTAAAGATGGATTTAATAAGGGTTGCAGGCCTCTCATAGGATTGGATGGATGTTTCTTAAAAGGCTATTGCAAAGGTATGTTGTTGGCTGCTGTTGGAATAGATCCAAACAATTCACAGTTTCCTATTGCTTATGCAATAGTTGAGAAAGAAAATACAGATTCTTGGACATGGTTTCTAAAGCTAATTGTTGAGGATCTTAACATTCAAAGGCCAAACATCTTCACAATGATGAGCGATAGGCAAAAGGGGTTAGAAAAAGCATTGTCTGACTTATGTGAAAGCTTCAACTCAGCAATCATGCCTGCAAGAGACCAATCAATAATAACATTGTTGGAAAAGGTTCGATTTTGGCTTATGTGTAGATTTCGAAGGAAAAGGGAAAGTGTTAAGAAATGGGTGGTTCCAGTTGATAAACGAATCCGTGACATTATTGAGAAAAATAAGAAGGTGGCAACACACTGTAACTCTGTCCTGTCAGGAAATGCAAAGTTTGAAGTGTCTTATCTTGGATCAAAGAGATTTGTGGTTGATTTGAAAAGCAAAACATGCACTTGCAGAGGTTTCCAATTGTCAGGCATACCTTGTCCGCATGCATTGGCTTCTATTAGGTCATCGGGTTTGGAAGTCATGGATTATGTTGATGACTGGTATAAGAAAGATGCTCATGTTGCTGCATATGCAGGGGTAATTGAACCAATGCCTAGTCCAGATATGTGGCCTGAAATCGGTCAAAACCCAATACTTCCACCTCCAGAGTATAGCCTACCTGGAAGAcctaagaaaaaaagaaacagaagtaatGATGAACCTCCTGCTGCTGTTATGAATCAACCAAGGAAGAGTCAACAAAATCATTGCAGCAATTGTAAGCAGACAGGACATTCTAAAAGAACTTGTGAAGCCAATGTTGTTACTAAG GATAATGCTCCAAAGAAGAGAGGCAGACCACCAAAGACTAATCCAGAGCCTGAGACAGTGAAACGGAATGCAAGGAGAAAGAAACAAATTGCAAGGGAACAAGCCTCTGTATCTCAACAACAAGAAGATTGA
- the LOC115724609 gene encoding uncharacterized protein LOC115724609 isoform X1 has protein sequence MHLRRLPGEDSPGYDLEYELFTVILHHGGRWYNHFEEKKYEGGEIDYFDYCDWLDFSMSELEKFAVALGYDLPIQLWWRPYGNSMKDGTLLISDKEISLMAFDMKRRKYRKVDIFLIAVLENSNMKSSCTIGEFPDANVLANIVVNPQHETQEAQHEELNENVHQEANEDVHDQVQKTRPWKGKKKVAIEDDDEFEEEEYSHHKEHEIDLENTTNPSIWWSSVTELCNENHGDDSEGVISEDDLHSLDSEDENNPIRRSENEFNPKSNFDDFEFKRYMLFPTIGHLRNALKEVFIKTNRQYSFVFNDKHRLRAKCKAEGCKWFIYARLVSGDNNTVRVNKLNNEHDCGIVFDNKLVTSSWLASHYLEQFRLNPNMQYEAFREMISKSKYSDISGSTFYRAKKKARDLLNGSVKDQYAILDDYCRQLLETNPGSTAILKTRLIDGKRVFERVYICLKACKDGFNKGCRPLIGLDGCFLKGYCKGMLLAAVGIDPNNSQFPIAYAIVEKENTDSWTWFLKLIVEDLNIQRPNIFTMMSDRQKGLEKALSDLCESFNSAIMPARDQSIITLLEKVRFWLMCRFRRKRESVKKWVVPVDKRIRDIIEKNKKVATHCNSVLSGNAKFEVSYLGSKRFVVDLKSKTCTCRGFQLSGIPCPHALASIRSSGLEVMDYVDDWYKKDAHVAAYAGVIEPMPSPDMWPEIGQNPILPPPEYSLPGRPKKKRNRSNDEPPAAVMNQPRKSQQNHCSNCKQTGHSKRTCEANVVTKDNAPKKRGRPPKTNPEPETVKRNARRKKQIAREQASVSQQQED, from the exons TTTCAGCATGTCTGAATTGGAGAAATTTGCAGTGGCACTTGGCTATGATTTGCCTATTCAACTTTGGTGGAGGCCATATGGGAATTCGATGAAAGATGGTACACTGCTCATTTCAGATAAAGAGATTAGTCTAATGGCTTTTGATatgaaaagaagaaaatatagAAAAGTTGATATCTTCCTAATAGCAGTTTTAGAAAATAGTAATATGAAGTCTTCTTGCACAATTGGGGAGTTCCCTGATGCTAATGTGCTTGCTAATATTGTAGTGAATCCACAACATGAAACCCAAGAAGCCCAACATGAAGAATTGAATGAAAATGTCCACCAAGAAGCTAATGAAGATGTCCATGATCAAGTACAAAAGACTAGGCCTTGGAAAGGAAAGAAGAAAGTTGCcattgaagatgatgatgaattcGAAGAGGAAGAATATTCTCATCACAAAGAACATGAAATTGATTTAGAGAATACTACTAATCCAAGTATATGGTGGTCTTCAGTGACTGAATTATGCAATGAAAATCATGGAGATGATTCTGAAGGAGTAATATCTGAAGATGACTTGCACAGCTTGGATAGCGAAGACGAAAATAATCCAATTCGAAGGAGTGAGAACGAATTCAACCCAAAGTCAAACTTTGATGATTTTGAGTTTAAGAGATATATGCTATTTCCTACAATTGGCCATCTAAGGAATGCATTGAAAGAGGTATTTATAAAAACAAATAGACAGTACTCATTTGTTTTCAATGACAAACATAGGCTCAGAGCCAAATGCAAAGCTGAAGGATGCAAATGGTTTATTTATGCAAGATTAGTAAGTGGGGATAACAACACTGTTAGGGTTAACAAATTGAATAATGAACATGATTGTGGCATAGTCTTTGATAACAAACTTGTCACAAGTTCTTGGTTAGCCAGTCATTACTTGGAACAGTTTAGACTTAATCCAAACATGCAATATGAGGCCTTCAGGGAGATGATATCTAAGTCTAAATACAGTGACATCTCAGGTTCTACATTTTACAGGGCTAAGAAGAAAGCAAGAGATTTGTTAAATGGGTCGGTGAAGGATCAATATGCAATCCTTGACGATTATTGTAGGCAGTTGCTAGAAACAAACCCAGGAAGCACAGCTATACTTAAAACTAGACTGATTGATGGGAAAAGAGTGTTTGAGAGGGTATACATTTGTTTGAAAGCCTGTAAAGATGGATTTAATAAGGGTTGCAGGCCTCTCATAGGATTGGATGGATGTTTCTTAAAAGGCTATTGCAAAGGTATGTTGTTGGCTGCTGTTGGAATAGATCCAAACAATTCACAGTTTCCTATTGCTTATGCAATAGTTGAGAAAGAAAATACAGATTCTTGGACATGGTTTCTAAAGCTAATTGTTGAGGATCTTAACATTCAAAGGCCAAACATCTTCACAATGATGAGCGATAGGCAAAAGGGGTTAGAAAAAGCATTGTCTGACTTATGTGAAAGCTTCAACTCAGCAATCATGCCTGCAAGAGACCAATCAATAATAACATTGTTGGAAAAGGTTCGATTTTGGCTTATGTGTAGATTTCGAAGGAAAAGGGAAAGTGTTAAGAAATGGGTGGTTCCAGTTGATAAACGAATCCGTGACATTATTGAGAAAAATAAGAAGGTGGCAACACACTGTAACTCTGTCCTGTCAGGAAATGCAAAGTTTGAAGTGTCTTATCTTGGATCAAAGAGATTTGTGGTTGATTTGAAAAGCAAAACATGCACTTGCAGAGGTTTCCAATTGTCAGGCATACCTTGTCCGCATGCATTGGCTTCTATTAGGTCATCGGGTTTGGAAGTCATGGATTATGTTGATGACTGGTATAAGAAAGATGCTCATGTTGCTGCATATGCAGGGGTAATTGAACCAATGCCTAGTCCAGATATGTGGCCTGAAATCGGTCAAAACCCAATACTTCCACCTCCAGAGTATAGCCTACCTGGAAGAcctaagaaaaaaagaaacagaagtaatGATGAACCTCCTGCTGCTGTTATGAATCAACCAAGGAAGAGTCAACAAAATCATTGCAGCAATTGTAAGCAGACAGGACATTCTAAAAGAACTTGTGAAGCCAATGTTGTTACTAAG GATAATGCTCCAAAGAAGAGAGGCAGACCACCAAAGACTAATCCAGAGCCTGAGACAGTGAAACGGAATGCAAGGAGAAAGAAACAAATTGCAAGGGAACAAGCCTCTGTATCTCAACAACAAGAAGATTGA